The Peribacillus sp. FSL E2-0218 genome contains a region encoding:
- a CDS encoding transporter substrate-binding domain-containing protein — translation MKLKKQLALLLATVLLVGILAACGTSEKEDKSTAGNGDKKVLVMGTSADYPPFEYVETSKSDEIKGFDIDIAKAIGKKLGYEVQVKDIDFNSLVPALENKSIDFVISGMTPTEKREQSVDFSDIYYTAKNMIITTQDSKIKTAEDLKGKTVGVQLASIQETLATDLNKDKSLGMKIEKRNRIPEVVQEMSTGRFDAVIMEDTVAKGYLKDNKDLVGYLIKSDEQDAGSAIAFQKGSKLTDQFNAELKKMEDNGEMEKLILKWFGGSETE, via the coding sequence ATGAAGTTGAAAAAACAGTTAGCGTTGTTGCTTGCTACCGTATTATTGGTTGGCATTTTAGCGGCATGCGGGACATCAGAGAAAGAAGATAAGAGCACAGCTGGCAATGGGGACAAAAAGGTACTGGTAATGGGTACATCTGCGGATTATCCGCCATTTGAATATGTTGAAACTTCCAAAAGTGATGAAATAAAAGGGTTTGACATTGATATCGCAAAAGCGATCGGAAAAAAATTAGGATATGAAGTCCAAGTGAAGGATATTGATTTTAACAGTCTTGTTCCTGCGCTTGAAAACAAATCCATCGATTTTGTCATTTCTGGAATGACTCCTACAGAAAAACGTGAACAATCCGTCGATTTCAGTGATATTTACTATACGGCTAAAAACATGATCATTACGACACAGGATAGTAAAATCAAAACGGCTGAAGATTTAAAAGGAAAAACGGTAGGCGTACAGCTTGCATCCATTCAGGAGACATTGGCGACAGACTTGAATAAAGACAAGAGTCTTGGGATGAAAATCGAAAAACGGAATCGGATTCCAGAGGTTGTTCAGGAAATGTCGACAGGTCGTTTTGACGCCGTCATCATGGAAGATACTGTGGCAAAAGGCTATCTAAAAGACAATAAAGATTTGGTTGGCTACTTAATCAAGTCTGATGAACAAGATGCCGGTTCAGCCATCGCCTTCCAAAAAGGAAGCAAGCTGACTGACCAGTTCAATGCTGAATTGAAGAAAATGGAAGATAATGGTGAGATGGAAAAATTAATCCTGAAATGGTTCGGTGGCAGCGAAACTGAATAA
- a CDS encoding dihydrolipoamide acetyltransferase family protein: protein MAMELMKMPQLGESVTEGTISKWLVKPGDHVTKYDPLAEVMTDKVNAEVPSSFTGIIKELKADENQTLAVGEVICSIEVESANTDNENQGQAATQTEEKAGAPVTGEVQQTADQSRKARYSPAVLKLSQEHGIDLSKVKGTGSEGRITRKDLLKLVESGNVPGADEPSQSTEAAPVEEAPAMTRRPAIEGTVPQVPTAAGDKEIAVTGVRKAIASNMLKSKHEIPHAWTMVEVDATNMVKLRDNLKSGFKQKEGYNLTYFAFFVKAIAQALTEFPELNSMWAGDKIIQKKEINISIAVATEDALFVPVIKNADEKSIKGIAREIQELASKVKAGRLKAEDMQGGTFTVNNTGSFGSVQSMGIINYPQAAILQVETIVKRPVVINDMIAVRDMVNLCLSLDHRVLDGLVCGRFLARVKEIIENISKDNTSIY, encoded by the coding sequence ATGGCTATGGAATTAATGAAGATGCCTCAACTAGGCGAAAGCGTCACAGAAGGAACCATCAGTAAATGGCTTGTTAAGCCTGGCGATCATGTCACGAAATACGACCCGTTGGCTGAAGTGATGACGGATAAAGTAAATGCTGAGGTTCCTTCTTCCTTTACCGGCATCATCAAGGAACTGAAGGCGGATGAGAACCAAACGTTGGCCGTCGGGGAAGTCATTTGCTCGATTGAAGTTGAATCGGCAAACACGGATAACGAAAATCAAGGACAAGCAGCTACTCAAACGGAAGAAAAAGCTGGAGCGCCCGTTACAGGAGAAGTACAGCAAACAGCCGACCAATCAAGGAAGGCTCGGTATTCACCTGCCGTATTGAAGCTTTCCCAGGAGCATGGAATCGATCTTTCCAAAGTGAAGGGTACGGGGAGTGAAGGGCGAATCACCCGCAAGGATTTACTTAAGCTTGTAGAGTCCGGGAACGTTCCTGGCGCTGATGAACCATCCCAATCAACAGAGGCTGCCCCGGTGGAAGAAGCCCCTGCAATGACTCGGCGCCCAGCAATAGAAGGTACCGTGCCACAGGTTCCGACTGCTGCTGGCGATAAGGAAATTGCCGTTACCGGCGTGCGTAAAGCAATCGCCTCCAATATGTTAAAAAGCAAGCACGAAATACCGCATGCTTGGACGATGGTGGAAGTGGACGCAACCAATATGGTAAAACTGCGTGATAATCTTAAATCCGGCTTTAAACAAAAAGAAGGATATAATTTGACGTACTTTGCCTTTTTCGTAAAAGCAATCGCTCAAGCATTAACGGAATTTCCCGAGCTTAATTCAATGTGGGCAGGAGATAAAATCATCCAAAAGAAAGAGATCAATATATCGATTGCCGTTGCGACGGAGGATGCCTTATTTGTGCCTGTCATCAAAAATGCAGATGAAAAATCAATTAAAGGAATTGCAAGGGAAATTCAAGAGCTTGCCTCAAAAGTGAAGGCCGGAAGGTTAAAAGCGGAGGATATGCAGGGCGGCACCTTCACGGTGAATAACACGGGGTCATTCGGTTCCGTGCAGTCCATGGGAATCATCAATTATCCACAGGCGGCCATCCTCCAAGTCGAAACGATCGTAAAACGTCCAGTTGTGATTAATGACATGATTGCGGTACGGGATATGGTGAATCTCTGCCTGTCTCTTGACCACCGTGTTTTGGACGGTCTTGTATGCGGCCGGTTCCTTGCCAGGGTCAAAGAAATCATCGAAAATATTTCCAAAGATAACACTTCAATATACTAA
- the meaB gene encoding methylmalonyl Co-A mutase-associated GTPase MeaB, with product MSDHKKPEWFDPNNQEGFASSLKPGVELAADRNKGSTSKFVKKQDASVSVQELKKGILSGDRARLAKGITLIESNAAHHFDFAQELLHSVLPHTGRSIRIGISGVPGAGKSTFIETFGSYLCDRGHKVAVLAVDPSSSINGGSILGDKTRMEELARNPRAFIRPSPSEGTLGGVHRKTRETMLLCEAAGFDVILIETVGVGQSEAIVRSMVDFFMLLVLTGAGDELQGMKKGIMELVDGIVVNKADGDNVPLATRTKSEYNRILHFLQPATKGWAGKAYTCSAITGKGIPELWDVLTDFSDTTKKSGVFQERRRMQAREWLYSLMDHQLKRMFYKNEAIKELLPILENEVMSGNKTVTAAVKQAFQAFMDTLK from the coding sequence ATGAGTGATCACAAGAAGCCGGAATGGTTTGATCCTAACAATCAGGAGGGTTTTGCTTCATCATTAAAACCAGGTGTGGAATTGGCCGCCGACCGCAACAAAGGATCAACAAGCAAATTCGTTAAAAAGCAGGATGCCTCCGTATCGGTCCAAGAATTGAAAAAGGGAATTTTATCAGGGGACCGGGCAAGGCTCGCTAAAGGAATTACATTGATTGAAAGCAACGCTGCCCATCATTTTGATTTTGCACAGGAATTGCTGCATTCCGTCCTCCCCCATACAGGCCGGTCGATAAGAATCGGGATTTCAGGAGTGCCAGGTGCGGGGAAAAGCACATTCATCGAAACGTTTGGAAGCTATTTATGTGACAGGGGCCATAAGGTTGCGGTCCTTGCGGTCGATCCGAGCTCGTCCATTAACGGGGGGAGTATCCTTGGCGATAAGACGAGGATGGAGGAGCTGGCAAGGAATCCCCGCGCCTTCATCAGGCCCTCGCCTTCAGAAGGTACTTTGGGCGGCGTTCATCGCAAAACAAGGGAAACGATGCTGCTTTGTGAAGCGGCAGGATTTGATGTCATTCTTATTGAAACGGTCGGTGTGGGTCAAAGTGAAGCGATCGTCCGAAGCATGGTGGATTTCTTCATGCTCCTTGTCCTGACAGGCGCAGGCGATGAATTACAGGGAATGAAAAAAGGGATCATGGAGCTTGTGGATGGAATTGTGGTCAATAAAGCCGATGGTGATAATGTCCCGCTTGCGACTAGAACGAAGTCCGAATATAACAGAATACTGCACTTTCTCCAGCCAGCAACGAAAGGGTGGGCAGGGAAAGCCTATACATGTTCTGCCATAACCGGAAAAGGAATACCCGAGCTTTGGGATGTATTGACGGATTTTTCCGATACGACAAAGAAATCTGGTGTTTTCCAAGAACGGAGAAGGATGCAAGCCAGGGAATGGCTTTATTCGTTAATGGATCATCAGCTTAAAAGGATGTTCTATAAAAATGAAGCCATCAAGGAGCTGCTCCCCATCCTCGAAAATGAGGTGATGTCGGGTAATAAAACGGTCACCGCTGCCGTTAAGCAGGCATTTCAAGCTTTTATGGACACACTTAAGTGA
- a CDS encoding alpha-ketoacid dehydrogenase subunit beta, whose product MPVISYIDAVTMAMREEMERDSRVFVLGEDVGKKGGVFKATNGLYEQFGEDRVIDTPLAESAIAGVGIGAAMYGLRPIAEMQFADFIMPAINQIVSEAAKIRYRSNNDWSCPMVIRAPYGGGIHGALYHSQSVEAIFANQPGLKIVMPSTPYDVKGLLKAAIRDEDPVLFFEHKRAYRLIKGEVPTEDYVLPIGKADVKREGEDITVISYGLCVHFALQAAEKLAADGISAHVLDLRTVYPLDKEAIIEAASKTGKVLLVTEDNKEGSIMSEVAAIIAENCLFDLDAPVRRLAGPDVPAMPYAPTMEKHFMVNPDKVEKAMRELAEY is encoded by the coding sequence ATGCCAGTGATTTCTTATATAGATGCCGTAACGATGGCAATGAGGGAAGAGATGGAAAGGGATTCCCGTGTATTCGTACTAGGGGAAGATGTTGGTAAAAAAGGCGGCGTCTTCAAAGCCACCAATGGTTTATATGAGCAATTCGGTGAAGACAGGGTCATTGATACCCCGCTGGCCGAATCTGCCATTGCAGGGGTGGGAATTGGGGCGGCCATGTATGGGCTACGGCCAATTGCGGAAATGCAATTTGCCGATTTCATCATGCCTGCCATTAACCAAATTGTTTCGGAGGCAGCGAAAATTAGATATCGCTCTAATAATGACTGGAGTTGCCCCATGGTAATTCGTGCTCCATATGGTGGAGGAATCCATGGAGCCCTGTATCACTCCCAATCGGTGGAAGCCATTTTTGCCAATCAGCCTGGATTGAAAATTGTGATGCCATCCACGCCATATGATGTCAAGGGCCTGCTCAAAGCAGCCATTCGCGATGAAGATCCCGTGCTTTTCTTTGAACATAAACGCGCCTACCGCTTGATCAAGGGAGAGGTGCCAACCGAAGATTATGTACTGCCCATCGGTAAGGCGGATGTGAAAAGGGAAGGAGAAGACATAACGGTCATTTCTTATGGACTATGCGTGCATTTTGCCCTCCAGGCTGCAGAAAAATTGGCAGCAGATGGGATTTCCGCACACGTTCTGGATTTGCGGACGGTCTATCCTTTAGACAAGGAAGCCATCATCGAAGCAGCCTCGAAAACGGGGAAAGTGCTTCTGGTTACCGAGGATAATAAGGAAGGGAGCATCATGAGTGAGGTGGCAGCCATCATCGCCGAAAATTGCCTGTTCGATTTGGATGCTCCTGTAAGGAGATTGGCCGGACCTGATGTACCTGCCATGCCTTATGCCCCTACGATGGAAAAACATTTTATGGTCAATCCCGATAAAGTGGAAAAAGCGATGAGGGAATTGGCAGAGTATTAA
- a CDS encoding methylmalonyl-CoA mutase family protein, producing the protein MELKDVKNITFPKPSFAEWKEAVEVTLKGKTIEQLKTHTYEGITLDPLYTADSRAKKPELPGFFPFTRGTSPMGYHEKPWLVVQPVSGNTAEEANEKMLAAFKRGQNSVAFPARMLAEGARFVNLTKNIPLKDIPVFIDLKGGQKEFLPQFKAAAESQNAQLTGVLAEDPIGQWLIGGQMPVDTDGYFAKWLKTIEEYQKIGQDLKTVLINTAIYHNGGANALQEIAYGLSAAVQYLSEGQKQGLSIASLAEKFVFSFAVDSNYFMNIAKLRAARRLWACLAEAFETAPEHFKMAIHAVTSELTETLYDEHVNILRTTNQAFAAAIGGIEYLQIHPFNHASGGTDDFSERIARNTHLILKEETNITTVVDPAGGSWYVEQLTDELAEKAWGKFLEIDEAGGILAIIKQGTLQKELTDVFQKRIQNAAYRKESMIGTNVYPNPADRIKAPAHADRESYMKTGKPMDIMPITLERLSVQFERIRLSSERHKVNGGASPKIGLINLKDIKCYKPRADFIKGLAAAGGIETLESEGCQTIEEAVEYVASTNLAIYCVCASEADCSDFAAPVISIIKKQFPHILIYCAGKQQKETEIALSEAGVKDFIHIKTNAITILEELLHELGVK; encoded by the coding sequence GTGGAGCTTAAAGATGTAAAAAACATAACCTTTCCGAAGCCTTCTTTTGCGGAATGGAAAGAAGCTGTGGAAGTCACTTTAAAAGGAAAAACGATTGAACAATTAAAAACGCATACATATGAAGGCATCACCCTTGATCCCCTCTATACGGCGGATTCAAGAGCAAAAAAACCGGAATTACCAGGATTCTTTCCTTTCACGCGCGGAACATCTCCCATGGGTTATCATGAAAAACCTTGGCTAGTCGTCCAGCCTGTAAGCGGTAACACGGCGGAAGAGGCAAATGAAAAAATGCTGGCAGCATTCAAGCGCGGCCAAAATTCCGTCGCATTCCCGGCTCGAATGCTTGCTGAGGGGGCAAGGTTTGTAAATTTGACCAAGAACATTCCGCTAAAGGACATACCGGTTTTCATTGATTTAAAGGGGGGCCAAAAGGAATTCCTGCCACAATTCAAAGCTGCGGCCGAATCCCAAAATGCCCAATTGACAGGCGTGCTTGCTGAAGACCCGATCGGCCAATGGCTCATAGGCGGCCAGATGCCGGTAGATACGGATGGTTACTTTGCAAAATGGCTGAAAACGATTGAAGAGTATCAAAAGATAGGTCAAGATTTAAAAACCGTCCTGATCAATACGGCGATATACCATAACGGCGGAGCCAATGCCCTGCAAGAAATCGCGTACGGGTTATCGGCTGCTGTCCAATATTTATCGGAAGGGCAAAAACAAGGCCTGTCTATCGCTTCCTTGGCCGAAAAATTCGTCTTTTCTTTTGCAGTGGACTCCAATTACTTCATGAACATCGCTAAATTAAGGGCTGCGAGGCGGCTTTGGGCCTGTCTTGCAGAAGCCTTCGAGACAGCCCCGGAACATTTTAAAATGGCGATACATGCCGTTACGTCCGAATTGACGGAAACGCTGTATGATGAGCATGTCAATATCCTTCGGACCACCAACCAAGCCTTTGCGGCTGCCATTGGGGGCATTGAGTATCTTCAAATCCACCCATTCAATCATGCTAGTGGCGGAACGGATGATTTTTCGGAAAGGATCGCCCGTAACACACACTTGATACTGAAAGAAGAAACGAATATAACGACCGTCGTCGATCCTGCAGGCGGTTCTTGGTATGTAGAGCAATTAACGGATGAATTGGCTGAAAAAGCTTGGGGAAAATTTCTTGAAATCGACGAAGCAGGCGGGATATTGGCGATAATCAAGCAAGGAACCCTTCAGAAGGAACTAACGGATGTCTTCCAAAAAAGAATCCAAAATGCAGCTTATAGAAAAGAAAGCATGATCGGGACGAATGTATATCCCAATCCAGCAGATCGGATCAAAGCACCTGCACATGCTGACCGTGAATCATATATGAAGACAGGGAAACCGATGGATATTATGCCGATTACCTTGGAGCGGTTATCTGTCCAGTTCGAACGGATCAGACTGAGCAGTGAAAGGCATAAGGTCAATGGCGGTGCGTCACCGAAAATCGGATTGATTAATTTGAAAGACATCAAATGCTATAAGCCGCGTGCCGATTTCATAAAAGGGCTTGCTGCGGCAGGAGGCATCGAAACGCTGGAAAGTGAAGGATGTCAAACCATTGAGGAAGCAGTCGAATACGTGGCTTCGACCAATCTTGCCATCTATTGTGTTTGTGCCAGCGAAGCCGACTGCAGCGATTTTGCGGCACCTGTCATTAGTATAATTAAAAAGCAATTCCCACATATCCTGATTTATTGCGCCGGCAAGCAGCAAAAGGAAACGGAAATCGCACTAAGCGAAGCTGGTGTCAAAGATTTTATCCATATAAAAACGAATGCCATAACCATTTTAGAGGAATTATTGCATGAGCTAGGGGTGAAATGA
- a CDS encoding amino acid ABC transporter permease gives MNLEFDRIMPSLPYIMEGIPTTLKVVAVAAVIGFVLGILLSILKISRIKPLNWIADFYTSIFRGTPLVLQLMLIYFGSPQILGIQIEAFQAAFLAFGLNSAAYISEIIRGGILAVDKGQREAALALGVPYSGMMLNIILPQAIKNILPSLVNELISLTKESAVVTIIGLGDIMRRSYIVGGETYKFFEPILFAGLIYYVMVMILTILGKVIERRMRRSD, from the coding sequence GTGAATCTGGAATTTGATAGGATCATGCCCTCCCTTCCATATATTATGGAGGGAATACCGACCACATTAAAGGTAGTGGCGGTTGCGGCAGTAATCGGATTTGTTTTGGGAATACTATTATCTATACTTAAAATCAGTAGAATTAAGCCATTGAATTGGATTGCGGACTTTTATACATCCATTTTCCGCGGTACACCTTTAGTGCTGCAATTGATGTTAATCTATTTTGGTTCACCGCAAATACTTGGAATTCAAATCGAAGCATTCCAAGCTGCATTTTTAGCATTCGGACTTAATTCTGCCGCATACATCTCTGAAATCATCAGGGGAGGCATTTTAGCTGTCGATAAAGGGCAGCGAGAGGCTGCATTGGCACTTGGGGTTCCTTACTCTGGGATGATGCTCAACATTATCCTGCCGCAAGCCATCAAGAATATCCTGCCATCCCTTGTGAACGAACTGATTTCCTTAACGAAGGAATCGGCTGTCGTCACGATCATTGGGTTAGGGGATATCATGCGCCGTTCTTATATTGTCGGCGGTGAGACCTATAAATTCTTTGAACCGATTTTATTTGCCGGTCTCATTTATTATGTGATGGTCATGATTCTTACCATCTTAGGCAAAGTGATTGAAAGGAGAATGAGACGCAGTGATTAA
- the scpA gene encoding methylmalonyl-CoA mutase, with protein MKKPNFSTINPIRTEGKGNLEAWKKEAEKAVGEKIDDLLFETNEQIKVKPLYVKADNNDLEHMDSMPGIAPFTRGPYPSMYVNRPWTVRQYAGFSTAEESNAFYRRNLAMGQKGLSVAFDLATHRGYDSDHPRVVGDVGKAGVAIDSILDMKILFDGIPLDQMSVSMTMNGAVLPILAFYIVTAEEQGVTQDKLSGTIQNDILKEYMVRNTYIYPPEMSMKIIADIFEYTSKYMPKFNSISISGYHLQEAGAPADIELAYTLADGLEYARTGMKAGIAIDKFAPRLSFFWAVGLNYFMEVAKMRAARFIWSKLMKQFEPKNKKAMALRTHSQTSGWSLSEQDPFNNVARTLIEAHAAALGHTQSLHTNALDEAIALPTDFSARIARNTQLYLQEETGITKVIDPWAGSYYVEALTEELIERAWSHIEEIEELGGMAKAIETGLPKMRIEEAAAKRQAKIDSQDETIVGVNKYRLKKEDAIEILEIDNTAVRESQLKRLRELKGKRDQAKVDEALQALSVAAGTGVGNLLELAVQAARVRASLGEISDAIEEVAGRHKATIRSISGVYSAAYSREAEIEEVVRMTEEFLENEGRRPRLLMAKMGQDGHDRGAKVVGTGFADLGYDVDIGPLFQTPEETALQAVENDVHVVGMSSLAAGHKTLLPQLMAELKKLGREDIIVIVGGVIPAQDYEYLMENGASAIFGPGTVIPQAAKKVLFEIYRRLGYEEVAQ; from the coding sequence ATGAAAAAACCGAATTTTTCAACGATAAACCCAATCAGGACTGAAGGAAAAGGGAACCTTGAGGCTTGGAAAAAAGAAGCTGAAAAAGCCGTTGGAGAGAAAATTGATGATTTATTGTTTGAGACGAATGAACAAATAAAGGTCAAACCGCTTTATGTAAAAGCGGATAATAACGATTTGGAGCATATGGATAGTATGCCGGGCATCGCTCCATTTACAAGGGGACCCTATCCTTCGATGTACGTCAACCGTCCTTGGACGGTACGCCAATATGCAGGTTTTTCGACTGCGGAGGAATCCAATGCGTTTTACAGGCGTAACCTGGCGATGGGGCAAAAGGGACTTTCCGTTGCTTTTGATTTAGCCACACACCGTGGATATGACTCCGATCATCCCCGTGTTGTCGGTGATGTGGGGAAGGCGGGTGTTGCCATTGATTCCATTCTTGATATGAAAATCCTTTTCGACGGGATTCCGCTCGATCAGATGTCTGTTTCAATGACCATGAACGGTGCCGTCTTACCCATTCTGGCTTTTTACATCGTGACAGCTGAGGAGCAAGGCGTCACACAGGATAAACTATCAGGTACGATCCAGAATGACATCCTAAAGGAATATATGGTTCGGAATACGTATATTTATCCCCCCGAAATGTCGATGAAAATCATCGCCGACATTTTCGAGTATACATCCAAATATATGCCGAAATTCAATTCCATCTCCATCTCCGGTTATCATCTGCAAGAGGCTGGCGCACCGGCGGATATCGAGCTTGCCTATACGCTGGCAGATGGCCTGGAGTATGCGCGTACGGGCATGAAAGCAGGCATAGCAATCGATAAGTTCGCTCCGCGGCTATCATTCTTCTGGGCTGTAGGGCTGAACTACTTCATGGAAGTGGCGAAAATGAGGGCGGCTCGTTTCATCTGGTCGAAACTGATGAAACAATTCGAACCGAAAAACAAAAAAGCGATGGCATTGAGGACCCATTCCCAAACCTCTGGCTGGAGTCTCTCCGAGCAAGATCCGTTTAACAATGTCGCGCGGACGTTGATCGAAGCACATGCCGCTGCCCTTGGACATACACAGTCCCTGCATACGAATGCTTTGGATGAGGCCATTGCCCTGCCTACCGATTTTTCGGCACGGATTGCGCGTAACACACAACTATATTTGCAGGAGGAGACGGGAATTACAAAGGTCATCGATCCGTGGGCAGGTTCATACTATGTGGAAGCGCTTACGGAAGAACTGATCGAGCGTGCCTGGTCCCATATCGAAGAAATCGAAGAGCTTGGAGGAATGGCTAAGGCGATTGAAACCGGACTGCCAAAAATGAGAATCGAGGAGGCAGCGGCAAAACGGCAGGCTAAAATCGATTCCCAAGATGAAACGATCGTGGGCGTCAATAAATATCGTTTGAAAAAAGAAGATGCCATTGAAATACTGGAGATCGATAATACCGCCGTGCGCGAAAGCCAGCTTAAGCGTTTACGTGAATTGAAGGGGAAACGCGATCAAGCAAAGGTGGATGAAGCCCTTCAGGCGTTATCCGTGGCTGCCGGAACCGGCGTGGGGAACCTGCTTGAATTGGCTGTGCAGGCTGCTAGGGTAAGGGCCTCGTTAGGTGAAATCTCGGATGCGATCGAAGAGGTTGCCGGCCGCCACAAGGCCACGATCCGTTCCATCAGCGGCGTTTATAGCGCTGCATACTCCAGAGAAGCGGAGATAGAGGAAGTTGTCCGCATGACGGAGGAATTCCTTGAAAATGAAGGAAGAAGACCGCGTTTGCTCATGGCGAAAATGGGTCAGGATGGTCATGATCGCGGAGCAAAAGTGGTGGGAACCGGGTTTGCAGATTTGGGCTATGATGTCGATATCGGTCCATTATTCCAAACACCGGAAGAAACGGCGCTGCAGGCCGTCGAAAATGATGTGCACGTAGTGGGCATGAGCTCACTGGCTGCCGGGCATAAGACCCTGTTGCCGCAGCTTATGGCTGAACTGAAAAAGCTTGGACGTGAAGACATCATCGTGATCGTTGGCGGTGTCATCCCTGCACAGGATTACGAGTACTTAATGGAAAATGGTGCTTCTGCCATTTTCGGACCTGGAACGGTCATTCCCCAGGCAGCGAAAAAGGTGCTTTTCGAAATATACAGACGCCTGGGATATGAAGAAGTGGCCCAATAA
- a CDS encoding thiamine pyrophosphate-dependent dehydrogenase E1 component subunit alpha yields MSEKRHEQLGLNEETVLDMYRTMLLSRRIDERMWLLNRSGKIPFVISCQGQEAAQVGAAFALDRQKDYVLPYYRDVGVVLTFGMTAKDLMLSGFAKEEDPNSGGRQMPGHFGQKKNRIVTGSSPVTTQVPHAVGIALAGKMEGQDLVTFVTFGEGSSNQGDFHEGANFAGVHKLPVIFMCENNKYAISVPISKQLSCENVSDRAIGYGMPGITVDGNDPLEVYAAVKEAADRARRGEGPTLVETVSYRLTPHSSDDDDRSYRTADEVAEAKTKDSIKTFGAYLKEVGILDDESEKLMNDEVMKIVNEATDYAENAPYPKAESAMNHVYAQK; encoded by the coding sequence ATGTCAGAAAAACGTCATGAACAATTAGGCTTAAATGAAGAAACGGTTCTGGATATGTACCGGACCATGCTATTATCCCGGAGGATAGATGAGCGGATGTGGCTGTTGAACCGATCCGGGAAAATCCCCTTCGTGATTTCCTGTCAGGGGCAAGAAGCTGCACAGGTCGGGGCAGCGTTTGCGCTTGATCGGCAAAAGGATTATGTATTGCCATATTATCGGGATGTAGGTGTAGTGCTGACCTTTGGAATGACTGCAAAAGACTTGATGCTATCAGGCTTCGCGAAAGAGGAAGATCCCAATTCCGGCGGCCGTCAAATGCCTGGCCATTTTGGTCAAAAGAAAAATAGGATCGTCACTGGTTCATCACCTGTTACGACACAGGTCCCGCATGCAGTCGGGATTGCCCTTGCAGGGAAGATGGAAGGGCAGGATTTGGTAACCTTCGTAACGTTCGGGGAAGGCTCATCAAATCAGGGTGATTTTCATGAAGGTGCAAACTTCGCAGGTGTACATAAGCTACCGGTGATTTTCATGTGTGAAAATAATAAGTATGCGATATCGGTTCCTATTTCGAAACAGCTTTCGTGTGAAAATGTTTCCGATAGGGCAATAGGCTATGGCATGCCCGGCATAACAGTGGATGGAAATGATCCATTGGAGGTATATGCGGCAGTGAAAGAAGCGGCAGACCGTGCGCGAAGGGGAGAGGGACCTACCCTGGTGGAAACCGTTTCCTATCGGCTAACGCCACATTCCAGTGATGATGATGACCGGAGCTACCGGACTGCCGACGAAGTGGCCGAAGCAAAAACAAAGGATTCCATCAAAACGTTCGGAGCCTATTTGAAGGAAGTGGGCATCTTGGACGATGAGTCTGAAAAACTAATGAATGATGAAGTCATGAAGATAGTCAATGAAGCGACTGATTATGCTGAAAATGCTCCATATCCGAAGGCTGAAAGTGCGATGAACCATGTGTATGCACAAAAGTAA
- a CDS encoding BrxA/BrxB family bacilliredoxin gives MNMDFNFLMNDVVKQARDEIKTAGYTELTTPEEVEEVFAQKGTTLVMVNSVCGCAGGIARPAAAHAIHNDKRPDQLVTVFAGQDKAATEKARDYFEGYPPSSPSFALLKDGKIITMIERHEIEGHHPMSVVEKLQDYFDQYCEEV, from the coding sequence ATGAATATGGATTTTAATTTTTTGATGAACGATGTGGTCAAACAGGCTCGCGATGAGATTAAGACTGCTGGATATACAGAATTGACGACTCCCGAGGAAGTGGAAGAAGTATTCGCACAAAAAGGAACCACGCTTGTCATGGTCAATTCCGTTTGTGGCTGTGCCGGGGGAATAGCGAGACCGGCTGCAGCACATGCAATCCATAATGATAAACGCCCGGACCAGCTTGTAACTGTTTTTGCAGGGCAAGATAAAGCGGCAACGGAGAAGGCGCGCGATTACTTCGAAGGTTATCCGCCATCCTCCCCATCATTCGCATTGCTTAAGGATGGAAAGATCATCACGATGATAGAGCGCCATGAAATAGAAGGGCATCACCCGATGTCAGTGGTTGAAAAATTACAAGACTACTTCGATCAATATTGCGAAGAAGTGTAA